TCTCCTTTCAACTCCTCTGCCATAGCCTCCAAAATATAGCCAAAATACAAACACATTCCAGGAAGTAATATGAGGATCAAAAAGCAGCGAGTACCAGTACCATCTGCAAATAgatcaacaaaatattaaatgcaaatatcttaatttatttagttcctacacatatataataaacttaaataaataaaatattcctAACAAATTTATTATAAAGCACTATGGAATGAGAAGTCCAGCTTCTAAAtcccaataaataaaatatctgttTCATTTGTGTGTTATGTTTCACTCCGTATGGGTCGGACGCCGAGATAATATTCGTTACATTCCCTACATTTCAATGGTAGAAgaccaagatgatgatgagcaTTCTCTCCCCCCATACAAAACTGCATGTGCACAACCAAAAAGATGTTAAAGAGCGAGATTAAAACGTTACCAACACCAAGGGAGTTCCTGGATGTGCTAGAGATAACTTGGATTATATAAATACACtttcaagaaattaaaataacataaagCATACACATCTACTTTTCTTACCCACCCAGTAATGCATTTGTTCACAATAAATTTATAACCAAAATTTATGTGGTATGTTATAACATCAGAAGGGAGATTAAAACTTGGGGATTATTGCCCCAAGTTCTGCTTTCGAATGCTGAGACCTAAAAGAAAACATGAAATTTTGTCATTCATAAATCCAAAAGTGCTGCTGAAATTTGATCTAACACCAATACCAATCtgatactaatttaatataatatcagattattacagaaaattaaataacaaataaatacagCATTATCCAATGCCAAACCCGCTTACCAAGGTGGTAATACTTAGCTTTTGAAGCACATGCACTGCAAGGTACCCTAAATTAGTAACCAAAACGTATCAAAATGTTGTAGTTAAACCGTGTGGACTATCCAATGCCCTATCTTTCACATGGCAAGCTTGGCGTAGCCTATAGATATGCAAAATGTCTgtattaatatactatatattaaaaatggaaCATTAttggaaaatataaaaatgcaGAATGGGGAAATCATGCAAAATAACCTCATCATTGGCTGGAATCGTAACTTGTGTTACATTACTTTGCTGGGTTGGAATAACAACCTCGTCAACATTAGTACCAAGTTCCGACACCGGATGGTCAACACTTTGTGATTCGTCGACAAATATTTTCCTATAAGTCTAAATTGGAAATTAAGAAATAACATCTATTAGGAATAACATATGTATGCAATTCAATATCTACACAACTGACGATGGAAATTGTAATACctgtttcttctttctctttcctgTAGCCTTCTCGACCATCGGGACCTTTCTTCGCGTTGGCGGCCTCCCTTTCCCCCGAACAACCAGTGGACTTAATACCTTCTTACCCTTGTCGGCGTCCACATTTTCTCTGACCTTTGTTGAACATGACATCGGCTCCACTCCTACCAACTTCTGCTCAAACTCAtccaaaaaatgaaagaatgcATTGACATGCTCTTCATTTCGAGATACACGTGATGCAAATCTTATACACATTTTAACAACAAGGTCATATCGTCGTGCATCCGCATTGACCCAACAATCGTCATAGCAACTCTTAACCAGTGTGTATCTTCTCTTTTTATCTTTCCTCCATCGTTCCAACACATATTTCTCTGGCAAAGCATGAATGTACTTCATCTGAAAAACTTTAAATGCATGTCTACAGATAATCCCCCTCATCTCGAATAGGGCACAAGTGCATTTAACTTCAAATTCTTCTACATTCAAGTAAACTTTATACTTCATAATTTTTGACTGTCCATCGGGGGTGGAAATTTCTTCAAAAACATCGAAGGTAGAAATGCTACCTTGTGTGCTGACAAGTGAAGGATTACATAAAAGCATCCCCCAAACCTCTGCTTGGACCTCTTTAAATTTTGCATTCGTGTACAGTGATTGAAACTGTCTCTCAATTTTGAATGGGGATACACATGGGATTGTTTGGTTATAGGACAGGAAATCGGTTGTCGTCTCCGTCTCAACCTTCTTCCTCAAAGCATTGTCGAATTGATCGACAAATTCTTTTAATGTCGTACCGGAACGCACAAATCTGTCGAAGAAGGCGTTCATGCTTTCAGATCGTTGGGTAGTGCTCATACGAGCCCAGAATACACCTTTCAAGTAAACTGGTACCCAAAATGACCTCTCGGTGTACAACCCTTGCAACCATGCATTATCAGTAACATCATACTGATGCATTAGCTGCCCCCACTTCTCCTCAAATTCTTCACAACTCTGTGTATCGTAGACGGCATTCTGAATGGCGTACTTCAACCCGTTGTATTCTGAATGGGATCCCAATTTTTCAGGTAGTTTCTGCATTATATACCAGAGACAATATCTATGCTTTGTGTCCGGGAATACAATGCCaatagcatttttcattgcCCTATCTTGGTCTGTTATGATAGCTTGGGGTGCCCGTCCATTCATACATTCTAACCATGCTTCAAACAACCACACAAAAGTACTTGTATCCTCGCTTGAAATCAAACATGCCCCTAAGAGTATGGACTGTCCATGATAGTTGACACCGACAAAGGGAGCAAATGGCATACCATACCTATTTGTGAGGTATGTTGTATCGAATGTGAtcacatctccaaaatattcatATGCCGCTCGACTTCTTGCGTCAGCCCAAAAGACATTCCGAACTCGgaactcatcatcaacatccATAACGGATATAAAGCCATCAttcattttcctcattctcTTAAAATAGTCATTTAGTGCTTCCCCACCTCCTTTACCTATTCTTAAGTGTTTAGCTCTGTCAATAAAATTTCTGCAATCTTTCTCCTAGAAATCTAAATTCTCATACCCCCCCGCTTCAGTCACAAGTGCATGAAAATTTTTGTGCAACCGAATACCTGCTCTATCATTCAAGTCGAGCATCCTCTGACTGTATTCATCCAAATTTTTGTGAGATCTAAAAAATCTAGACTTTTTTGGACTAATAGTACAATGATTGTGAACAAGAGCTACACTGGTCAACACCCACTCCCCATTCACAAAGCGAGCATTTACCTTCGCCTTACAGTCCGTTTTTGTCGTAGGTCTCGGCTTTGATAAAGTACTATGGCTAGGATAGTACTTGCCGCCACATGCACAGGCAATCGTCACATACTTAGCATTCCCATCTAGATCTCTCTTCATCCTCTTTATAATAACCCCAAAACCCTCTTGTTTGGCATATCGTTTGTAATAGACTAAAACCTCTTTATCAGTACCAAATTTCATACCAGCTTTTGGAGGCTCAACTCTATTATTATCATCTGACTCTTCAAACATCCCCTCCGCATTTGGCGCTTCCTCTATCTCAGGTGAAGTTTCTAAAAAAGGAAGATTGAGTGGTTAGgattatcatttttatcattaacAATGGATGTTAACAAATATTGTTAAAAGTGTACCTCCaacattcttttcactttcaacACTAAATGGCATAGATGATGAACCACTTGCGCAATTTGGATAGGGCATACTTGGTCCGCATGGCGGTATATTAGAATGCTGTATTTTCCTTGTTCTATTATTCATTAGGGAAAATATAGCATATGTAGAAAAAACCATGAAAAGTTATAGAAAATAACTACCTGGGTTGTATCTTCACCTCGTCTCAACTCCTCCAGATTACTCGACGGAGGGTATGACATGGTTGGCCCAAAGGATGGCATTGCCAGATGCTACAATTAACCACTGTGTTAGAATGACTCAAACCCACGcacgtaaaaaaattaaaaattaaaaatcgatatagaaaatttatatatcGGGCTTTGCCAAGTATAGGGATATGGATTTGGAAATGTATTTAGAGGCAATCCATATGGCAGGTTATTTGGATTTGCAGTACCATGATATCCCTACAATATACAAATAAACCATGGATGCTTTAAAGGCGTGGATATCTAACACTGCGATCATTTTCAAATAACCAATGTGGCTATCATACCTGGGTCGGTGAAGTCGATGTAGAAGGCATGGGTGGCCTTCCATCTTCCTCTTCGCCCATGACGCTATTTCAGGAGACATTTGAGAGAGCATATAGTTTAAGTGCAATGGCTACTTTAAGTGCAAAACTAAATTTTTAACCCAGGTAGACGAAATGGAAGGTGTGGAGGTTGAGTGAACAGTGGGTGGTTGGTGTGGTATAACTCATATAAAAGAAGCCGAAACTTCATGCAAAGCATATAGAATCCAAATTGGTTGTTTGATGCAAAACCAAATAATAAATTCGTCGTAAACCCACGCGACTTTGCGTGGTTGATTGTGATGTAATGTTAAACACGATTGATTACATATAGTGAACAGCAGATAAAAGAAATCTaacaaatatatgaaaatttagtgCACTGTTGATGCGATTAAAGCAAAAGTACACTAATATTAGACCCAACAAAGGCACTATCTAAAACATCATTATTCTCCATTTCACCACTGTGTTCATTTATAAACATGCTGCAGCTTGGTTAGGTGGGATTGGGGGAGTGTAGAATCTTTGAGCTTTTTCTTCTTATTGCaaccctcttttctttttttctagttCCCTATAACCAAGTTGCATTTATTCATGACATCTTTTCTATCTACCCTCACAGGTATTCTTTAGAGGAAATTGGAGAGAAACTCCTAGAAGGGATAGGtggtgagaagaaaaaaaaaaggtagggAGCCAACGCACgtaaaagatatttaaaaagaacCACCTAAAAGCCAAATTTTTTACCAAAGGAAACAGGGTCGATAGGATTCAGCTCCAAATACACTATCCAATAATTTATGCTTTATTCCCTCCTGCAAATTAAATACAATAAAAGGGTACTGAGATTTTGTGTAGCTGAAAGACCAAAATGGTCAAACATGAGAAAGAACAATGGtcaggaaaggaaaagaaaagaccgAATGAGAGAATGTTGGTATACAGAGTTTTTAGGCGATAAGAATATTAATTTACACACACATGTCAAGCATATAGCATATTATAGAACTTATCTATGGTCATTCTTTACAAAAGTCATTGGAGTTGTAGAAGACTAATTTTTCAAAGGCTAATTAGTAGTGCCAGAACTAGTGTTAGGAAATTCAGTGCATCTTTTTGCTGTCAAAACACACTTAAAAAATTCAGTCTTCTTTTGATCTTTTATAAGATGTAAATCAGTGTATCTAAACTCTTACAACCCAATTACGATCAGTTTCATATAAGAATTACAAAAGAATTTCAAGTGAGCTTTTGATTAAGAGTTAAGATCATGCTCATGGATTGCAATGGTCGCTTCCTCTgcttctttttaaaaagaaaagaaaatgctaactagaaaattaataaataaatagaaaaagtataGTTCTTGCCTACATTTGAGATAACAATGTATGCTTGTTTGAAAATAGAGCAAGAAAATGTGACCACCTTTCTTTCATAGTAAGCTCTTCGATCATTCTTTCTAATCATGACCATATAAGGTTGAGgctataaaaatatgaattgcAAAAAGTCAAAATTATTTTCGGCTCAAGGAAATTATCTATTACAGTTTTGGTGTAAGGGCCTATTATTGTTTATGCAATGAGTCGTTGTAATTGCAGGCCTTTTATTATACACGTGATCTACTTGTCTAAAACCCCTCATGTGCAACATAACTGGTCAACACCCAGAATTAATCAAGTGGGCTCTCCTGTACAACTTCCTCTTCTCACTACTCTAATAAATGGCAGAGATTCTTGTTCTTATGCCTAAGGAATGACTGGGATTTACACTAAATTGATTCTCACACAACCCAAAACGGAAGTTATGGCTTTTAAGCTGGCAGGCCTGGTTAGACAACTGATGCAACAATCAACAAATAAGCCAAGTAGAAAATGAAGGCTTTCACACAATAAAATACCTTGGACGAGATCATCTCGACCGTGGCAATCATTCTCGTGTTGTTGTTAGGTAACATTGAAGATCAAAATGCATTTAAATGTTACTTAAACTTAGTGGCATTCATACAACAGAAACAACCCAAAAACCCCACAAAACACAGATCAAATAAACATCAAATCGCAGATCCATAAACACAAAAACAcacaaaatgagtttttctaGAAATGGAGAGATTGAaacgaaaagagaaaaataaaaatcattttctttattttcttaccCTTGTAAGGCAACAGACAGTGGGTCAGCAAGCAGCTACAAACCACCGGAGGATTGTGCGAAACATGGGTCCTTTCATCCGAAGCCGTACGAATCTGGTGAACCAAATGAGAAAATACTCACGGTGCCGGAGTGATGAACTCACActgttccggcgtgagggagccACACGGGGCGGCCAGTGTGAGGCCGGCGAAAACCCACGACCTGGGGAGTGGGTGGAGGACAGAAACCGGGGAACGAAGAACTGAAGAAGaacgcggggggggggggggaattgaaatgaaattgaagacacgttttcaattaaaaaaaataaaattaaatgccACGTAGGCAGGAGTGCGGAGGTTGGAGAACAGTAGGGGGTTGGGTAGCATAACTCATAAAATATAGGCTCCTAGAAGTGTTTGTTTTTGGTGTGGAAACACATGAATCGATGCAACTTTGGGTATTGCacaatataaacaaaaattctattcataaacCTCATACATTACATACTactctttttgttatttttttaatttttttcttttatcaaatgtttGGTATATGAATGAttagtagaagaatttaattattttaagaagaatacaactaaataaaattttaaaaaataaaaaaaaaaatatggtgtgtggtgtaaggACTTATGAATAGCAAAGCTCTAATGTAAAAACCTGTTGATGCAATTTCGTTGACATTTTACATGTACCAAACTCCATTGTGAACTTGCTTGACATTGTGAATGCTAATTTTTAGGGATCTTTGTGAGCTAGAAGAATGCAATAAAGTTGTAGAAACATTGGAAAAATCTGTCTGTTTGAGCCCATAAAAAGCATTGAGTTTTGGGCAGCCGAATCAACGCCTATGGCAAAATAAATGAGATGAATTGGCAAATTTGAAAGCCtccatctattatatatatatatatatatataagaaattctattatcaaattgatacgtaaattacatcattcatatcatttaaattataCAACTTTACAAATCGATCTAAGAATAGAAGAACTAtaggtataaatatatatatatacacacacactaaGTAAAACTGCGCATGCCTCGAGAGAGAT
This is a stretch of genomic DNA from Carya illinoinensis cultivar Pawnee chromosome 3, C.illinoinensisPawnee_v1, whole genome shotgun sequence. It encodes these proteins:
- the LOC122305713 gene encoding protein FAR1-RELATED SEQUENCE 6-like isoform X2 gives rise to the protein MRKMNDGFISVMDVDDEFRVRNVFWADARSRAAYEYFGDVITFDTTYLTNRYGMPFAPFVGVNYHGQSILLGACLISSEDTSTFVWLFEAWLECMNGRAPQAIITDQDRAMKNAIGIVFPDTKHRYCLWYIMQKLPEKLGSHSEYNGLKYAIQNAVYDTQSCEEFEEKWGQLMHQYDVTDNAWLQGLYTERSFWVPVYLKGVFWARMSTTQRSESMNAFFDRFVRSGTTLKEFVDQFDNALRKKVETETTTDFLSYNQTIPCVSPFKIERQFQSLYTNAKFKEVQAEVWGMLLCNPSLVSTQGSISTFDVFEEISTPDGQSKIMKYKVYLNVEEFEVKCTCALFEMRGIICRHAFKVFQMKYIHALPEKYVLERWRKDKKRRYTLVKSCYDDCWVNADARRYDLVVKMCIRFASRVSRNEEHVNAFFHFLDEFEQKLVGVEPMSCSTKVRENVDADKGKKVLSPLVVRGKGRPPTRRKVPMVEKATGKRKKKQTYRKIFVDESQSVDHPVSELGTNVDEVVIPTQQSNVTQVTIPANDEATPSLPCER
- the LOC122305713 gene encoding protein FAR1-RELATED SEQUENCE 6-like isoform X1, with translation MRKMNDGFISVMDVDDEFRVRNVFWADARSRAAYEYFGDVITFDTTYLTNRYGMPFAPFVGVNYHGQSILLGACLISSEDTSTFVWLFEAWLECMNGRAPQAIITDQDRAMKNAIGIVFPDTKHRYCLWYIMQKLPEKLGSHSEYNGLKYAIQNAVYDTQSCEEFEEKWGQLMHQYDVTDNAWLQGLYTERSFWVPVYLKGVFWARMSTTQRSESMNAFFDRFVRSGTTLKEFVDQFDNALRKKVETETTTDFLSYNQTIPCVSPFKIERQFQSLYTNAKFKEVQAEVWGMLLCNPSLVSTQGSISTFDVFEEISTPDGQSKIMKYKVYLNVEEFEVKCTCALFEMRGIICRHAFKVFQMKYIHALPEKYVLERWRKDKKRRYTLVKSCYDDCWVNADARRYDLVVKMCIRFASRVSRNEEHVNAFFHFLDEFEQKLVGVEPMSCSTKVRENVDADKGKKVLSPLVVRGKGRPPTRRKVPMVEKATGKRKKKQTYRKIFVDESQSVDHPVSELGTNVDEVVIPTQQSNVTQVTIPANDEVILHDFPILHFYIFQ